One Mailhella massiliensis DNA segment encodes these proteins:
- a CDS encoding DUF3798 domain-containing protein has protein sequence MKRFLAAMCLGMMAFAPQANAAEPAKIHIGVCTGTVSQSEDDLRGAEALIKKYGDVANGGMIKHITYPDNFMTEMETTISQIVSFADDPDMKAVIVNQGIPGTTAAFQRIREKRPDIMLLVGEAHEDPNVIESAADLAINADNISRGYLIIAAAKKLGVTDFVHISFPRHMSYELLSRRRNIMEAACKDLGVNFHFMSAPDPTSDVGVAGAQQYILEQVPQWLDKLGPKTAFFCTNDAHTEPLLKRLTEDKGGYFIEADLPSPLMGYPGALGIDLADVSGDFPAILKRVEDTVVAKGAAGRMGTWTYSYGFTNSLGLGELAIKYAKEGVTGGRSFRRHFKKEDLFAAYNAATPGSTWSGGYYVDVATGKEKKNHVLVFEDLYIFGKGYMHMTEVPVPDKFKKIK, from the coding sequence GTGAAACGCTTTCTTGCAGCCATGTGTCTGGGCATGATGGCCTTCGCCCCGCAGGCGAACGCCGCGGAACCCGCCAAAATCCACATCGGCGTGTGCACCGGTACGGTGTCTCAGTCCGAAGACGATCTGCGCGGCGCCGAAGCGCTCATCAAGAAGTACGGTGATGTCGCCAACGGCGGCATGATCAAGCACATCACCTACCCCGACAACTTCATGACCGAAATGGAGACCACCATCTCCCAGATCGTGTCCTTCGCCGACGACCCCGACATGAAGGCCGTCATCGTCAACCAGGGCATCCCCGGCACCACGGCCGCCTTCCAGCGCATCCGTGAAAAGCGCCCCGACATCATGCTCCTCGTGGGTGAAGCCCATGAAGACCCCAATGTCATTGAAAGCGCCGCCGACCTCGCCATCAACGCCGACAACATCTCCCGCGGCTACCTCATCATCGCCGCCGCCAAGAAGCTCGGCGTCACCGACTTCGTGCATATTTCCTTCCCCCGCCACATGAGCTACGAACTCCTTTCCCGCCGCCGCAACATCATGGAAGCGGCCTGTAAGGATCTCGGCGTCAACTTCCACTTCATGAGCGCTCCCGACCCCACCTCCGACGTCGGTGTGGCCGGCGCCCAGCAGTACATTCTGGAACAGGTTCCCCAGTGGCTCGACAAGCTCGGCCCGAAGACCGCCTTCTTCTGCACCAACGACGCCCACACCGAACCTCTGCTCAAGCGCCTCACCGAAGACAAGGGCGGCTACTTCATCGAAGCCGACCTGCCCTCCCCGCTCATGGGCTATCCCGGCGCTCTGGGCATCGACCTTGCCGATGTGTCCGGCGACTTCCCCGCCATTCTGAAGCGCGTTGAAGACACCGTCGTCGCCAAGGGCGCGGCCGGCCGCATGGGCACCTGGACCTACTCCTACGGCTTCACCAACTCCCTGGGCCTCGGCGAACTCGCCATCAAGTACGCCAAGGAAGGCGTGACCGGCGGCCGCAGCTTCCGCCGTCACTTCAAGAAGGAAGACCTCTTCGCCGCCTACAACGCCGCGACCCCCGGTTCCACCTGGAGCGGCGGCTACTATGTGGACGTGGCCACCGGCAAGGAAAAGAAGAACCACGTCCTCGTGTTCGAAGACCTGTACATCTTCGGCAAGGGCTACATGCACATGACCGAAGTGCCCGTGCCCGACAAGTTCAAGAAGATCAAGTAA